A region of the Thamnophis elegans isolate rThaEle1 chromosome 1, rThaEle1.pri, whole genome shotgun sequence genome:
AACTGTTGGTTATGACCTTCTCAATTGGGTTCGCCTCCCCAATCGATCAATTGTCCTTCTGAAAGTTGGGGAAATAAATCCAGGGGCTCCCACAGGCCAGGATGTCACCATGCGATTGGATGCAATTGTCTGGCCTACAAAGGTGAGCTTGAAAATTCACTCTCTCCTGCGGTTGCAGAACTTCCCAATCAAATGATTGAATCAGGAAATCCGACAGCATGGCATTTGGTGACAAACCTGCTTTTAATATAAGACATTTGAGGTCTGATTTGTGTCAAGATTGGAAAGAATTTGTAACTGAATTGGCCATTAGAGCAGGCAACAGTGATTTCTAAGAACCATTCCCATTGTAGAATCACACTCAAAATCAATAAATGAGGCTCAGTGCAgtgcaataaatattttttaattatttatttgatctTGTGCATTGGAGAAATGTCCTCTCGGAAGTAATAAGGTATACTCATCTTTAAAAATTTCAAGACAGATGGAGTTCCAAATGATACAGTTACACCTATGGACAGGTCATAGAAGATGTAAGCATAGATATTCATCATTGGTAAAATCAAGTTTATTCCCAGCCCTTCTACTgttattatttgttgttgttagtcacaaagttgagtctgacccattgcaaccccatgttACTATAATTGTTACTATACTCCAtaaaattgtattattgtattgtattgataaaAACATTGTGCAACAGAAACATTGCTAAATTATACTGAGAACAAAGATCTTCACAGTTTGCCTCAATTACCAGAAATGTCTTCTACGTTTCTATTTTGCTAACACATTCCAATTTTTCCAAGAACTTCTTTCTTTCACACTCTTCACACACCTTCagaaggtgccctttgccaggtgtaGCATGAAGAGGTCCCTTTAGCCAAGTAATAGAAGATGTCAGCACAGATATTCATAATTGGCAAAGCTCAAGTTACTTCCCAGCTATTTTACTCTTACTATCCtcagtaaaaaacaacaacacttaaTTAAAAATATGTCAGTTACATTCAACTGAAACATTGATAAAGCATACTGGGAACCAAGTTCTTCAAGGCTGCTTCAGTTAGCACACATTTCTTTTTTGCTAACCCACTCTGACTTCTCCAACAATTTGATTTCTTCACAATGTTTCCTTGGATCCTTATCTTTCATTGTTTCATAAAAGCTACAGCTCAGTGTCATGAGTCTTCTTTTCCATGTCAATGTCCactggtggtattcagctggttcaggcaaactggtagtggtgacccctaaccctaaccctaaccctaaccctaacccttaccctaaccctagccctaacccttgccctaaccctaaccctaacccttgccctaaccctaaccctaaccctaaccctaacccttacccttaccctaacccttaccctaaccctaagtcttacccttaccctaaccctccccacccactcaccccatCCACCTACCCTggttctatgctgtcctatttagccacattttctaaactATGTGTATGCGTGCAAGCCGCACAtgggagcaaagtgcatgcgcaaaAGGCATACACACTCATGAAGCAAGCATGCATTCGTGTGTGCTCACAATTTCGGTTTGTGGCAAACTAGTGGTAAagttatgtgaaacccacctctgccaatgTCCTAGTTTCAATCCCCACATCCACTGGTGGGTCAGGAATGCCACTGAACTGAATTCCCCAGGAGCTGTTCTTGGTTTATGACAGGCCACATCTGAAGATGGACACAGAATGTGGGAATGGATAAAAGAATCACATTCAATACTTTAGTTGTGTACAGTATTTCTGTTTTCTGATTTAGAAAGCATCCTTTGGCAGGTGTGGAAGGAAGAGGTGCCAtgcaggagagaggaggagtgtcCCAGAGGGTGAgcaggtttgctgctaccaatgCTCCACTTGTCCAGATGGGAGCATTTCTGATCAGACAGGTAGGGTATACTTCAAATATAGATCTTCCAGATGAAGTGAATCATTCCCCGAATCAAAATATTGATTTGTTTTAAAATCATTGTTCATATAATTGATAATCTTCAGAATTTCAGGGTACATCTTATGGATTCTCCCTGTAGatcacttttttcacttttcaaaaTACTTGGTGCATAACCTCTCTCTCTAACCAATTTTTCTATCAATCACTTTGGATCAGGAAAATAGAGCATTCCCTCTCGTGATATTCAGTGCACCTATTTATGTCTTCCTCTGTTGCACGGTGAACATTCTCAGTAGACACAAAAAGATAAAGTACAGACACCCAAAAAGAGCAAAATTTCTGGACCCAAGAGATACCAGTCTTTTTCTGGTTCTAGTATGAAGTGCAGGAAACCATCACTCTGACATTGAAAGCCACAATAGCCATGAAAGTGCACAGTGAATGGAACACACCTTTTTTTCCACAGCAAACTGATCAGGCCAGGTAGAGTTCAACAGATACATGTTGTTGGCAAATGTATCCCTGGATCATTAATAATGAAGGATTGGTCTTTTTTGATCCACCATGAAATGCACAGTGGTTCATTCCATCACTTCCAttggtgtgggggggaggggttagCCATAGCACAAAGGGGACAGTCATGTCACCTCTGAAAGTGAGATAATATTCATGGCTGATGATTCTTAAActcttgatttcagatgcagctcaaTGTGATCCTTGCCCAGAAGACCAATACCCCAACAAGGTTAAGGAccactgcattgccaagaagatccacttcctcTCCTATCAAGACCCCCTGGGATATGCTTTATCCTCTTtagctcttttcttttctctgctcACAATTGCTATCTTGGCGATTTTCCGTAAATATCATGACACaccaattgtcaaggccaacaaccgagatctcagctacatcctcctggtctcccttctgctctgtttcctctgctccttcctcttcattggtcgaCCCAGGAAGCTCGCCTGTCTTTTCCAACAATCTGCCTTTGCTATTCTCTTTTCTGTTGCAATTTCCTCCgtcttggcaaaaactgtcatggtggttcttgccttcatggccaccaagccagggaacaagacaaggaaactcttaggaaaaccccTGACCATCTCCATTGTCTTAGTCTGTCCCCTTGTCGAAGGAGTTCTCTGTGTCATATGGCTGGCAACTTCTCCCCCATTTCTCAACATGGATTTCCATTCCTTGTTTGGAGAGACCATCTTGGAATGTAAGGAAGGTTCAATTTCAATGTTTTATGCTGTCCTCTCTTACCTAGGTCTTTTGGCCTTTGTTAGTTTCACAATGGCCTTTCTGGccaggaaattgcctgacagctttaatgaagccaagtttattacttttagcatgctggtcttttgcagtgtttggatctccttcctccccacctacctgagcaccaaagggaagtccatggtggctgtggagattttctccatcttggcctctggggctggtctcttggcttgcatATTTTTTCCAAAATGCTTCATTATCCTATTGAGGCCTAATCTGAATCGTAAAGAGAATATAATGAGGGAGAGGAATTGCTGATTGATGTGAAGATTGGGCACTGTGATTtaggaacattttttttgttcaaccgtttttctaaaataaatcctgaaatgaaagaaaatgttgTTCATTCAATAATGGGAAATAATCGTATGTCACCAAACACAAAGTGTCTGTTAATCAGCAACAATCACCCATCCTTTTATTCTTCATTATTCATTGGGGCGCCAGTAATCAAGAAAGAAGTCAACTTTTGTATTAAATATGTGAACGTTAGTTTCCAACATGGCagtcatttatttgttttaataaatttattttattatttatctatat
Encoded here:
- the LOC116507092 gene encoding vomeronasal type-2 receptor 26-like — its product is MIWLPFLLLLLFWLLPPIIAKRRRTLCVLPQPYKIEEQYYRPGDLIIGGNLHLGNYWDPYLDFNKDPYPFSLPYLPTPINYQQFMALVFAVREINKDEVLLPNISLGFNMYDNANWNKRVSLISLFLLSTRDQMVPGYKCDQRDTLLSVIGGDDPKYSMPMASIFSIFKVPQLSLGFEFMQGDQRLYPSSFRINPKELPLFVGLVWLLLYFQWNWVGFIACDSDNGERFISTLRPLLLEKEICLAFSQMLLPYLVNVQFNNGVGEEISFSEKGLGTVGYDLLNWVRLPNRSIVLLKVGEINPGAPTGQDVTMRLDAIVWPTKKASFGRCGRKRCHAGERRSVPEGEQVCCYQCSTCPDGSISDQTDAAQCDPCPEDQYPNKVKDHCIAKKIHFLSYQDPLGYALSSLALFFSLLTIAILAIFRKYHDTPIVKANNRDLSYILLVSLLLCFLCSFLFIGRPRKLACLFQQSAFAILFSVAISSVLAKTVMVVLAFMATKPGNKTRKLLGKPLTISIVLVCPLVEGVLCVIWLATSPPFLNMDFHSLFGETILECKEGSISMFYAVLSYLGLLAFVSFTMAFLARKLPDSFNEAKFITFSMLVFCSVWISFLPTYLSTKGKSMVAVEIFSILASGAGLLACIFFPKCFIILLRPNLNRKENIMRERNC